From a region of the Mycobacteroides saopaulense genome:
- a CDS encoding Maf family protein — MTPGLRASGSSAFVLASASPARERILEQAGLNPVVIVSHVDEHLVMATQPSGTTPARAVEVLACAKAFDVATTLAGEVAADAVVLGCDSLLLLDGSLQGKPGTVEEARRRWALMAGRSAELLTGHCLVRVIDGKPVARVSETRSTTVRFGSPSAEDLEAYLATGEPLQVAGAFTLDGLGSWFVDGIDGDPSNVIGVSVPLVGRLLDKLGLSASSLWVRHEKHVPPKPFHPDTPTVTPLPPHMVALVDSLLMVGPTQQQEFKDAQGNPIPHMASVNASFQAACRDDSFDLGVHTNRGACLWTGDYLNTGDGIQLIPVDPASPSVALGGRSKPLVLPADAQDGARLLPTGSAELAHRSLLFASCIPSPGCSTFVSADTTVYDVSEPGKSSYRPMGVMAGISQPSGVAAPGRRMLVAGNVGTGPWAPRFAWLTPPIDDPAFLDSSAWEKVGEIKGGGDRENQLFALPAGGFGLLDANGSGDAHIGLKLFRTPQELVSEPMTVLIRNDPSDPRPDDPFISRDPHKLLQPYGPQVVKITMNSDGTQTLYFLVSQWVTDPTRAYRTILYSIVLAPQYLSI; from the coding sequence GTGACTCCTGGTCTTCGCGCAAGCGGTTCGTCCGCCTTTGTCCTGGCTTCCGCGTCACCGGCTCGCGAGCGGATCCTGGAGCAGGCCGGTCTCAATCCGGTCGTCATCGTGTCGCATGTCGACGAACATCTCGTCATGGCGACGCAGCCCTCGGGCACCACCCCGGCACGTGCCGTAGAGGTGCTGGCCTGTGCCAAGGCCTTTGACGTCGCCACGACCCTCGCCGGTGAGGTGGCTGCCGACGCGGTGGTGCTGGGTTGCGATTCGCTGCTCCTGCTCGACGGCTCGTTGCAGGGCAAGCCGGGAACCGTCGAGGAGGCGCGGCGCCGCTGGGCCCTGATGGCCGGACGCTCAGCCGAGCTGCTCACCGGACACTGTCTGGTACGGGTCATCGACGGCAAGCCTGTCGCGCGCGTGAGTGAAACACGCTCGACCACTGTGCGTTTCGGTTCGCCTTCGGCCGAGGATCTCGAGGCGTACCTGGCCACGGGCGAGCCGCTCCAGGTGGCCGGGGCATTCACGCTCGACGGCCTGGGAAGCTGGTTCGTCGACGGCATCGACGGCGATCCGTCGAACGTGATCGGGGTCAGCGTGCCGCTGGTCGGTCGGCTGCTGGACAAGCTCGGCCTGTCCGCCTCGTCGCTGTGGGTTCGCCACGAAAAGCATGTGCCACCAAAGCCGTTCCATCCGGACACGCCCACCGTGACCCCGCTGCCGCCACACATGGTGGCACTGGTCGACTCCCTGCTGATGGTCGGACCCACTCAGCAGCAGGAGTTCAAGGATGCCCAGGGCAACCCGATTCCGCACATGGCGTCGGTCAATGCCAGCTTCCAAGCCGCCTGCCGCGACGATTCCTTCGACCTCGGTGTGCACACCAACCGTGGTGCCTGTCTGTGGACCGGCGACTACCTCAACACCGGCGACGGCATTCAGTTGATACCCGTCGATCCCGCGAGCCCGTCGGTTGCACTGGGCGGGCGTTCCAAACCCCTTGTGCTGCCCGCGGACGCACAAGACGGCGCCCGGCTGCTGCCCACCGGGTCGGCGGAGTTGGCACACCGGTCGCTGTTGTTCGCCTCCTGCATTCCCTCGCCCGGGTGCAGCACCTTCGTGTCTGCCGACACGACCGTGTACGACGTCAGTGAGCCGGGCAAGTCGTCCTACCGGCCGATGGGCGTCATGGCTGGCATCTCCCAACCGAGTGGGGTTGCCGCGCCGGGCCGACGGATGCTGGTGGCGGGAAACGTCGGAACCGGCCCCTGGGCACCACGTTTCGCGTGGCTCACCCCTCCGATCGACGATCCGGCATTTCTGGACTCGTCGGCATGGGAGAAGGTCGGAGAGATCAAGGGCGGCGGAGATCGGGAGAACCAGTTGTTCGCCCTGCCCGCAGGCGGTTTCGGACTGCTCGATGCGAACGGTTCGGGCGATGCGCATATCGGTCTCAAGCTCTTCCGGACTCCACAGGAACTGGTCAGCGAGCCCATGACCGTCCTCATCCGCAACGATCCGTCCGACCCGCGGCCGGACGACCCATTCATCTCCCGCGACCCACACAAGCTGCTGCAACCATACGGACCGCAGGTCGTCAAGATCACCATGAACAGCGACGGCACTCAAACGCTGTATTTCCTGGTGAGCCAATGGGTTACCGATCCGACGCGCGCCTACCGGACAATCCTGTACTCCATTGTGTTGGCGCCGCAATACCTGAGCATCTAG